GCGTGGCTGGGCGGCTCGCCCCCTGCGGATCTGCCGTGGGTCGATCCGCTGCTTTCCGCCACCGAGCGGATCAGGATCGTGACCGCGATCGTCAACATCTGGTCGGCGCCCGCGCGAGAGGCCGGCCAATCATGGCAGCGCATCGAAGCGGCCCACCCCGGGCGCTTCATCCTCGGTATCGGCGCCGGCCACCCCGAGATCGACAGCGGCCTGCCCTATAAGCCGTACTCGGGACTCGTGGAATACCTCGATGTGCTGGACGAGGTGGGTATACCGAAGGAAGGTCGGGGGCTGGCCGCGTTGGCGGAGAAGTCACTCAAACTCGCCACCCACCGCTCGGCACTGGCACACCCGTACCTCACCCCGCCGTCGCATACCCGTTGGGCTCGTGAGCTTCTGGGACCCGATGCGATCATCGTCCCGGAGCAGAAGGTGGTCCTGACCACCGACCCCGAGGAAGCCCGCGCCATCGGGCGCCAGGCTCTGGACGTGTACCTGGGCCTGTCCAACTACCTGACGATGCTGGAGCGGTTTGCGGGCAGCAAGGATGACCTGGTCAAGCCCGGCAGCGACAAGCTGGTGGATTCCCTTGTCGCATATGGAACTCCGGAACAGATCGCAGCCCGGCTGCAGGAACATCGAGAGGCCGGTGCCACCCAAGTAGCCATCCAGGTGCTGGGCGATCCTGCCGAACGTGCGCAGACGCTAGGTGTTTTGGCTCGCGAGTTGGGTCTCTAGACCGCGCATCCGCTGCGAGACCACCTGCGTGATGCCGTCATCACGCATGCTGACGCCGTAGAGCGCGTCGGCGACCTCCATCGTCGGCTTCTGGTGGGTGATGACGATCAGCTGCGACTTCTCGCGAAGCTGCTCGAACAGCCCGATCAGCCGCTGCAGGTTGACATCGTCGAGAGCGGCTTCGACCTCGTCCATCACATAGAACGGTGACGGGCGAGCGCGGAAAATGGCCACCAGCATCGCGACGGCGGTCAGCGACTTCTCGCCGCCGGACAGCAGCGAGAGGCGCTTGACCTTCTTGCCCGGTGGACGCGCTTCCACCTCGATGCCGGTGGTGAGCATGTCGTTGGGATCGGTGAGCACCAGCCGTCCCTCGCCACCGGGGAACAGCGACGAGAACACGCCTTTGAACTCGCGCTCCACATCGGCATAGGCCTCGGTGAACACCTGCAGGATTCGCTCGTCCACGTCGGCCACCACATCGAGCAGGTCCTTGCGGGCGGCCTTGACGTCCTCGAGCTGCGTGGACAAGAAGTTGTAGCGTTCTTCCAGCGCTGCGAACTCTTCCAGGGCAAGGGGATTCACCTTGCCCAGCTCCCGCAGATCCTTCTCCGCGCGCTTGGCGCGGCGTTCCTGGGTGTCCCGGTCGAACGGCATGGGCTGGGGCGCGTTCACCTGCTCTCCGCGCTCGCGAGCCTGCTCGTACTCGTCGACCTCCTGCTGGGTCGGCGGCAGCTCGACATGCGGACCGTATTCGGCGATGAGGTCGTCGGCGGCCATACCGAACTGTTCGAGCACCTGCTCGGAGAGCTGCTCGATGCGAAGGGCCGCCTGGGCCTTGGCGACCTCGTCGCGATGCAGTGCATCGGTCAGGCGTCCCTGGGCTGCGGCGAGTTCACGAACCTGGTCGCGCACGGCACCGAGTGCCGACGTGTGCTGGGCACGGGTCGCACCGAGTTGATCGCGGCGCGCGGACGCGGCGGCCACCACACGCTCCAGGCGGGCGGCGACCAATCGCCCCGATTCGGCGACCGCGGCGGCCACGGCGGCGGCCCGCATCCGCGCGGCGGCGGCCCGCTCCGCCCTGGCTCGCGCCTCGCGCTCGGCCATCGCCGCCCGGCGCAACGAATCAGCCTTGCCGCGAACAGAATTCACCCGCTCCTCGGAGGTACGCACCGCCAGACGCGCCTCGATCTCGACGGAACGCGCCTCCTCCAGCTCGATAGCCATGTCGTCGCGGTCGATGGGCTCGTCGTCGAACAGATTGGGCGCTTCTTCGGCGTTGCGCAGCCGAGACTCGACCTCGGCCAGCTCCTCCATAGTCTTGGCGCGGTTGACTTCCAGCTGATCACGTTGCTGCGTCAGCTTTTTCACTTCGTTGTCGGCGCTGCGCGCATCCTGCCCGACGCGGCCCAGCTGTTCGTACACCGCCGAGATGGCGGCGTCGGATTCGTTGAGGGCGGCCAACGCCTGCTCGGCGGTATCTTGCCGCGCGGTCTGCTCCGCGAGCGCACCGGCCAGCGCGGCGGAGATCT
The nucleotide sequence above comes from Mycobacteroides saopaulense. Encoded proteins:
- a CDS encoding TIGR03620 family F420-dependent LLM class oxidoreductase — encoded protein: MTAPEFAPYGFFTLYSAVDAELLRTVENLGFDTAWLGGSPPADLPWVDPLLSATERIRIVTAIVNIWSAPAREAGQSWQRIEAAHPGRFILGIGAGHPEIDSGLPYKPYSGLVEYLDVLDEVGIPKEGRGLAALAEKSLKLATHRSALAHPYLTPPSHTRWARELLGPDAIIVPEQKVVLTTDPEEARAIGRQALDVYLGLSNYLTMLERFAGSKDDLVKPGSDKLVDSLVAYGTPEQIAARLQEHREAGATQVAIQVLGDPAERAQTLGVLARELGL